A window from Corynebacterium urealyticum DSM 7109 encodes these proteins:
- a CDS encoding metallophosphoesterase yields MGNGNRTAARVSRTIGAGVAGLVAAGAGVLLAANREIRQFELKEVTVPLLEPGTLPSHWDSLRILHVSDLHMLADQRLKQSWVAGLIELDPDLVVNTGDNLGEDEAVPGVLSALGPLFERPGVFVFGSNDYFAPKPVNPFIYLLGKKRKPSRVQLPWRGMRAAFLEHGWQDATHARLEFPLGTDAPVGSGEPKMIRLAVTGVDDPHHDLADYSQVAGAPNADADLSIGLSHSPEPAVLDQFAADGYQLVLSGHTHGGQLCLPGSRAIVTNCGIDRSRAQGLSRWTERTWLHVTNGLGNSKYVPFRIFCRPSATLIHVVERED; encoded by the coding sequence ATGGGGAACGGCAACCGCACCGCAGCGCGCGTGAGCCGAACAATCGGCGCTGGGGTCGCGGGGCTCGTGGCAGCAGGGGCCGGCGTGCTGCTCGCGGCGAACCGTGAGATTCGGCAGTTCGAGCTGAAGGAAGTCACCGTCCCACTGCTGGAGCCGGGCACGCTGCCCTCGCACTGGGATTCGCTGCGCATCCTGCACGTGTCTGACCTCCACATGCTTGCGGATCAACGGCTCAAGCAGTCGTGGGTCGCAGGTCTCATCGAGCTTGACCCGGACCTGGTAGTGAATACGGGCGATAACCTCGGCGAGGACGAGGCCGTGCCGGGTGTACTGAGCGCGCTGGGTCCGCTTTTCGAGCGCCCGGGCGTGTTCGTATTCGGCAGCAATGACTACTTCGCACCGAAGCCGGTCAACCCGTTCATCTACCTGCTGGGCAAGAAGCGCAAGCCTTCGCGCGTGCAGTTACCATGGCGCGGTATGCGCGCGGCGTTCCTCGAGCACGGTTGGCAGGACGCCACCCACGCCCGCCTGGAGTTCCCGCTGGGGACCGATGCGCCGGTAGGAAGTGGGGAGCCGAAGATGATCCGGCTCGCAGTCACGGGCGTGGATGACCCGCACCACGACCTGGCGGACTACTCGCAGGTGGCGGGTGCTCCGAATGCGGATGCGGACTTGAGCATCGGGCTGTCGCACTCCCCCGAGCCGGCGGTGCTGGATCAGTTCGCGGCCGATGGTTATCAGCTGGTGCTCTCCGGACATACTCACGGCGGGCAGTTGTGCCTGCCGGGGAGCCGGGCGATCGTGACGAATTGCGGCATCGACCGGTCCCGCGCGCAAGGGTTGTCCCGGTGGACGGAACGGACGTGGCTGCACGTGACAAACGGCCTGGGGAACTCGAAGTACGTTCCCTTCCGGATTTTCTGCCGCCCGTCCGCGACGCTGATCCACGTGGTGGAGCGGGAGGACTAG
- a CDS encoding IS30 family transposase gives MDRRSAAAACGMGLRGALDVDKGVIKTRGRRVPFVPDGQAVYRYKRLMQVLAYVDGRVSVPVEVLPQAAVEKVIDRRYLSLVERERIADRVNRNLSVRAIARELGRDPGTISREISRNSGDDGIYRPFEAHRKSTLRRFRPKVSKIAANPRLKQQVWQWLRMEFSPEQVAGRLRREFPGDETMHVSHETIYQELYCQARGELKKVVAHALRTGRTRRKPRGQRVARSRFVDPMIMIADRPAVVEDRAVPGHWEGDLIIGAGGRSAIGTLVERTTRYVMLLHLPDGHGAVAVRDALVEAIMTLPQHLRGSLTWDQGSEMAGHRSFSIATDCPVYFCDPGSPWQRGTNENTNGLLRQYFPKGADLSVYGREELELVAHRLNCRPRKTLGFATPAERMAELLDLAES, from the coding sequence TTGGATCGTCGTTCTGCTGCAGCTGCGTGTGGGATGGGGTTACGTGGTGCGCTTGATGTTGATAAGGGGGTGATTAAAACACGTGGTCGGCGTGTGCCGTTTGTGCCCGATGGCCAGGCAGTTTATCGCTATAAACGGCTTATGCAGGTTCTTGCGTATGTTGATGGCCGGGTCAGTGTTCCGGTGGAGGTGCTGCCGCAGGCTGCGGTGGAGAAGGTGATTGACCGGCGGTACTTGTCGTTGGTGGAGCGGGAGCGCATCGCGGATCGGGTGAATCGGAATTTATCGGTTCGGGCGATTGCGCGTGAGCTTGGGCGTGATCCGGGGACGATTTCGCGCGAGATTAGTCGCAATAGTGGTGATGATGGCATTTATCGCCCGTTTGAGGCGCACCGGAAGTCAACGCTTCGGAGGTTTCGGCCGAAGGTGTCGAAGATTGCGGCGAATCCTCGGTTGAAACAGCAGGTGTGGCAGTGGTTGCGGATGGAGTTTTCCCCTGAGCAGGTGGCTGGCCGGTTGCGCAGGGAATTCCCTGGCGATGAGACTATGCATGTGAGTCATGAAACGATCTATCAAGAGCTGTACTGCCAGGCCAGAGGCGAGTTGAAGAAGGTGGTGGCCCATGCCCTTCGTACGGGGCGGACGCGGCGTAAACCGCGTGGTCAGCGTGTTGCGAGGAGTCGGTTTGTTGATCCGATGATCATGATTGCTGATCGTCCTGCTGTTGTTGAGGATCGGGCTGTGCCGGGGCATTGGGAGGGTGATCTGATTATCGGTGCAGGTGGAAGGTCTGCGATTGGGACGTTGGTGGAGCGGACGACGCGGTATGTGATGTTGCTGCATTTGCCGGATGGGCATGGTGCGGTGGCGGTGCGTGATGCGCTGGTGGAGGCGATTATGACGTTGCCGCAGCATCTTCGGGGGTCGTTGACCTGGGATCAGGGTTCAGAGATGGCTGGTCATAGGTCGTTTAGCATTGCGACGGATTGTCCGGTGTATTTCTGTGATCCGGGGTCGCCGTGGCAGCGGGGGACGAATGAGAACACTAATGGGTTGTTGCGTCAGTATTTTCCGAAGGGTGCGGATTTGAGTGTTTATGGGCGGGAGGAGTTGGAGCTTGTTGCTCATCGGTTGAATTGTCGGCCGCGTAAGACGTTGGGTTTTGCTACTCCTGCGGAGCGGATGGCGGAGCTGTTAGATTTAGCTGAAAGCTAG
- a CDS encoding IS3 family transposase has protein sequence MNRSYTDQQRRRAIEVYKRTQSVTKTTRQLGYPGRWTLYKWLREPTTPGRPRKQAKTLTRYPFEVKLRAVELFNAGWSPADIAQECGLRSKMSVYSWTQRHREEGQWGLMSKKEREERARIPTRAALEKSLPDDPSELKEQMAKLLVEKAVLEKELELVKKDVSVIPGQLSNRQKTAVVDALRPDFPLPMLLASIGLAQSSFYYHLQQRSRPDKHEHIRDILHAIDAQSDNTYGYRRMWWELRHRGIIISEKVVRRLMREEGIVPRFPKRKWRYSSYQGEISPAPDNLVNRNFHADSPNKLWLTDISVFAAHDSRVYLSAIIDCFDGKVVAAKTSVHPTMELAQETLLAAIEAEQPEADGSLVLHSDRGAHYRGSTWRSLTAKYGIVSSMSKKGCSPDNAACEGFFGRMKNEMYYGKVWQTTKELEEAIARYIEFYNNHRIKTSLGGVSITAYRKLHVA, from the coding sequence ATGAACCGTTCGTACACAGATCAGCAGCGTCGCAGAGCGATTGAGGTTTATAAGCGCACTCAGTCGGTGACGAAGACGACCCGGCAGCTGGGGTATCCGGGGAGATGGACGCTGTACAAATGGTTGCGTGAACCCACCACTCCAGGTAGACCGCGTAAGCAGGCGAAAACCTTGACGCGTTACCCGTTTGAGGTCAAGCTTCGTGCTGTCGAACTTTTCAACGCCGGCTGGAGCCCAGCTGACATCGCTCAAGAATGTGGGCTGAGGTCAAAAATGAGCGTCTATTCTTGGACACAACGCCATCGTGAAGAGGGACAATGGGGGCTGATGTCGAAAAAGGAACGAGAAGAACGTGCTCGCATCCCCACCCGAGCAGCCCTTGAAAAATCTTTGCCGGATGATCCATCTGAACTGAAAGAACAGATGGCCAAGCTGCTGGTCGAGAAAGCTGTATTGGAAAAGGAGCTGGAGCTTGTAAAAAAAGACGTCAGCGTCATCCCAGGTCAGCTCAGTAATAGACAAAAGACCGCAGTGGTTGACGCGCTACGCCCTGACTTCCCCTTGCCGATGCTGCTCGCCTCTATCGGCCTTGCACAATCGAGTTTTTACTACCACCTTCAACAACGCAGCCGGCCCGATAAGCACGAGCATATCCGTGACATACTCCATGCCATCGACGCGCAGTCGGACAACACGTACGGCTATCGACGCATGTGGTGGGAGTTGCGTCATCGTGGGATCATCATCAGCGAGAAGGTTGTTCGTCGCCTCATGCGCGAAGAAGGAATCGTGCCCCGCTTTCCGAAACGCAAGTGGAGGTACTCCAGCTATCAGGGAGAAATTTCACCAGCTCCGGACAACTTGGTGAACCGTAATTTTCACGCTGACAGCCCAAACAAGTTGTGGCTAACTGACATCAGTGTTTTTGCAGCTCACGATAGTCGCGTGTACCTCTCTGCCATAATCGACTGTTTTGACGGCAAGGTCGTCGCCGCGAAAACAAGCGTGCACCCCACTATGGAGTTGGCGCAGGAAACCCTGCTTGCTGCCATTGAAGCGGAGCAGCCAGAAGCAGATGGTTCCCTGGTGCTTCATTCTGACCGGGGTGCACATTACCGCGGTAGCACCTGGCGCAGTTTGACCGCTAAATACGGGATTGTCAGCTCAATGTCTAAAAAGGGTTGCAGCCCAGATAACGCAGCGTGTGAAGGATTTTTCGGCCGTATGAAAAATGAGATGTACTACGGCAAGGTTTGGCAAACCACCAAAGAGCTCGAAGAAGCCATCGCGCGATACATCGAGTTCTATAACAACCACCGGATCAAAACCAGTCTAGGCGGTGTGAGTATCACCGCCTACCGAAAACTTCATGTAGCGTGA
- a CDS encoding IS256-like element IS1249 family transposase yields the protein MSKNQPRCHCGGEMKRNGTTSKGTTRWRCKQCGASSVKRRNDITNAAVFTQFIEHCTTAISLDDLAKRNGVSRATMKRRFKWCWLVDVPDPTAGHHKRIYDQVFLDGTYTAGGCLIVAATIDHVIAWHWCKHETTRDYQLLLERIEAPLIAVIDGGQGAYSAIKKCWPTTKIQRCLVHAQRVVRRYTTTNPRTDAGRTIYRLALKLTRITTLDEAAAWGVQLHEFSTIYREWMNEKTMIKDPKTGAWTRVWTHHNVRKAYNSLNHLWRSEMLFVYLNPPAGVLAPERIKSTTNSLEGGINAQLKLLARTHRGRSGEHQRRMLDWWLYLQTELPDDPVRIARQSDWGQGQLAKVSTLTQTENQADHETGRPALYDNAIDTDYTHSIGIQKGHI from the coding sequence ATGTCGAAGAACCAACCACGCTGCCACTGCGGCGGTGAAATGAAACGCAACGGCACCACCAGCAAAGGCACCACCAGATGGCGCTGCAAACAATGCGGCGCCTCCAGCGTCAAACGTCGAAACGACATCACCAACGCGGCAGTGTTCACCCAGTTCATCGAGCATTGCACCACCGCAATATCACTCGACGACCTAGCCAAACGAAACGGTGTTAGCCGCGCCACCATGAAGCGGCGCTTCAAGTGGTGCTGGCTCGTTGATGTGCCTGACCCCACCGCCGGCCACCACAAGCGGATCTACGACCAGGTATTTCTCGATGGCACCTACACCGCCGGTGGCTGCCTGATCGTCGCGGCGACCATCGACCACGTGATCGCCTGGCACTGGTGCAAACACGAAACCACCCGCGACTACCAACTGCTGCTTGAACGCATCGAAGCCCCACTCATCGCCGTCATCGACGGCGGCCAAGGCGCATACAGCGCAATCAAAAAGTGCTGGCCGACTACGAAAATTCAACGCTGCCTCGTCCACGCCCAACGCGTGGTCCGCCGCTACACCACCACCAACCCACGCACCGATGCCGGGCGCACCATCTACCGACTTGCGCTGAAACTGACCCGGATCACCACACTGGATGAAGCCGCCGCGTGGGGTGTGCAACTGCACGAGTTTTCAACGATCTACCGGGAATGGATGAACGAGAAAACCATGATCAAAGACCCCAAAACAGGTGCATGGACCCGCGTGTGGACCCACCACAACGTGCGCAAGGCCTACAACAGCCTCAACCATCTTTGGCGGTCCGAGATGCTGTTTGTCTACCTCAACCCGCCAGCAGGAGTCCTTGCGCCCGAGCGGATCAAATCCACCACCAACAGCCTGGAAGGCGGCATCAACGCCCAGCTCAAACTGCTCGCCAGAACCCACCGCGGCAGATCCGGTGAACACCAACGCCGGATGCTGGATTGGTGGCTGTACCTGCAAACGGAACTGCCTGACGATCCAGTACGAATCGCCAGGCAGTCCGACTGGGGCCAGGGCCAACTCGCCAAAGTATCCACCCTGACCCAAACCGAGAACCAAGCCGACCACGAAACAGGACGCCCAGCCCTCTACGACAACGCTATCGACACCGACTACACCCACTCAATCGGCATCCAAAAAGGCCACATCTAA
- a CDS encoding DUF4040 family protein has product MALLAIPATVAVALVLVPLLVKVLDRNAGWPLAITFVALAGYVLKHARVPMEGGAHRWSATWIEGALPTSAAHPEGGDITFGLTMDALSLFFTLLALLIGAVVFIYSTRYLHPGEKILSFYLLMTAFMLAVLLLVLASDVALLFIGWELVSLASFFLIARSGSSGEAGATRTLILTFVGGLFLIAALGIMVGVTGSTQLADILADPSWGNNTVLTGVTAMLIAMAGFSKAAQIPFHFWLPEAMAADTPVSAFLHAAAVVKAGVYLLLRFSGIFAGTVIWHYVLIITGMVTALMAALYAMQKTDLKKLTAYSTVSQLGWIVATIGVGTPFAITAAIVHTAAHALFKSSLFMLVGVVDHQAGSRDTRRLGSLWRRMPFTFWSAVVAAGSMAAIPPTLGFVSKEGMLTAFQEAPFSQAGVWVLLAVAGVGALATFMYSARYVFGAFVDGKTDESETREAPVSLWLPAALPGLLSLPAVFFLAWPESWLDNIALATGVGEAHTHLAMWHGINAPLVISVLVMVLGVIGIFQRKAIFRWFQHQPLGPYTGAEIIHLVTEWMIRFGRVVAAPANSMAANRHVFWILAMFITLGLFSLIGPGRLHGLGDLPARLEGTDRVTDLIGLLIIGAALIALLGTRSRLASVVLVGMVGVGVSFMMLTLGAPDVAQTNLLVELCVTVIMMLVVRHQPRLYLREGENRARFATMIATVVGLVTFFGVWLLQSRHPRPELAEWYLENTQDATGADNVVAAILVEFRGYDTLGELIVLGMAGIVIAAIISSMPRSPKPGYGPGSTSEAFRAPGQTRFPDVHKVPELAPFYSKNLRSTHLNSILPRMALYPLIPIVVILSLITFWRGHNAPGGGFLAALVAACGLFFWYLAQSRARKLGSDNLGYTLIGIGMLLALGTGLLGFLQGSYLAPLHGTFLGQHLTTSLLFDGGIYFAVFGLIVVVINQLGGRDRPGNQYARANLDRYIPAKTQPASPQQASESAKHTVAEAFSQSPVAVRIGGSNIVLNPSEVSRAAREAEARHRSERESAKRPAGSVTPIPEARPADAVQPAAEAGKSDVLKAKDAAPAHREETDAEFKERKRRERRLTGHDAFDRELDELRSKRGQVNPAPQEKKRRGDDQ; this is encoded by the coding sequence GTGGCTCTGCTCGCGATCCCAGCCACCGTTGCGGTGGCCCTCGTTCTAGTTCCACTGCTGGTCAAAGTTCTCGACCGAAACGCGGGCTGGCCACTAGCAATCACCTTCGTCGCGCTGGCGGGGTACGTCCTCAAGCACGCGCGCGTCCCGATGGAGGGCGGTGCGCACCGCTGGTCAGCCACCTGGATCGAAGGCGCGTTACCCACCTCCGCCGCACACCCCGAGGGCGGGGACATTACCTTCGGGCTGACGATGGACGCGCTCAGCCTCTTCTTCACGCTGCTCGCCCTGCTCATCGGCGCGGTCGTATTCATCTATTCCACGCGCTACCTGCACCCGGGCGAAAAGATTCTCAGCTTCTACCTGCTGATGACGGCCTTCATGCTCGCGGTGCTGCTGCTGGTTTTGGCTAGCGACGTCGCCCTGCTGTTCATCGGCTGGGAGCTCGTCTCGCTGGCGTCATTCTTCCTCATCGCCCGCTCCGGCAGCTCTGGCGAGGCTGGCGCTACCCGAACCCTGATCCTGACCTTCGTCGGCGGACTGTTCCTCATCGCCGCGCTGGGCATCATGGTCGGTGTGACTGGTTCCACCCAGTTGGCCGACATCCTCGCGGACCCGAGCTGGGGAAACAACACGGTGCTCACAGGCGTGACCGCCATGCTGATCGCAATGGCGGGATTCTCCAAGGCCGCTCAGATCCCCTTCCACTTCTGGCTGCCGGAGGCTATGGCCGCGGACACCCCGGTTTCCGCGTTCCTGCACGCCGCGGCGGTCGTGAAGGCGGGTGTTTACCTGCTGCTGCGCTTCTCGGGCATCTTCGCCGGCACGGTGATCTGGCATTACGTGCTGATCATCACAGGTATGGTCACCGCCCTCATGGCTGCGCTGTACGCCATGCAGAAGACGGATCTGAAGAAGCTCACCGCATACTCCACGGTGTCCCAGCTGGGATGGATCGTGGCCACCATCGGCGTGGGAACCCCCTTCGCCATCACCGCGGCGATCGTGCACACTGCGGCGCACGCGCTCTTCAAGTCCTCCCTGTTCATGCTGGTCGGCGTGGTCGACCACCAGGCAGGTTCCCGCGATACCCGACGTCTGGGCTCGCTGTGGCGCCGCATGCCCTTCACCTTCTGGTCTGCGGTCGTCGCCGCCGGCTCCATGGCCGCGATCCCGCCGACCCTGGGATTTGTCTCCAAGGAAGGCATGCTCACTGCCTTCCAGGAGGCACCGTTCTCTCAGGCCGGCGTCTGGGTGCTGCTAGCGGTCGCCGGCGTCGGCGCCCTGGCGACGTTCATGTACTCCGCCCGCTACGTCTTCGGCGCCTTCGTGGACGGCAAGACGGATGAGTCCGAGACCCGCGAGGCCCCGGTCAGCCTCTGGCTCCCCGCCGCCCTGCCGGGCCTGCTCTCCCTGCCCGCCGTCTTCTTCCTGGCCTGGCCGGAAAGCTGGCTGGATAACATCGCCCTGGCCACCGGTGTGGGCGAGGCCCATACCCACCTGGCGATGTGGCACGGCATCAACGCGCCACTCGTGATCTCCGTGCTCGTGATGGTGCTGGGCGTGATCGGTATCTTCCAGCGCAAGGCCATCTTCCGCTGGTTCCAGCACCAGCCGCTCGGTCCCTACACCGGCGCGGAAATTATTCACCTGGTTACGGAGTGGATGATCCGCTTCGGCCGCGTGGTCGCCGCCCCGGCGAACTCCATGGCCGCTAACCGCCACGTCTTCTGGATCCTGGCGATGTTCATCACCCTGGGTCTGTTCAGCCTGATCGGGCCGGGTCGCCTGCACGGCCTCGGTGATCTTCCGGCCCGCCTGGAGGGCACGGACCGCGTCACCGACCTGATCGGCCTGCTCATCATCGGCGCAGCACTCATCGCCCTGCTCGGTACCCGCTCGCGCCTGGCCTCCGTCGTGCTCGTCGGCATGGTCGGTGTGGGTGTCTCCTTCATGATGCTCACCCTCGGTGCTCCGGATGTCGCCCAGACGAACCTGCTGGTCGAGCTGTGCGTCACCGTCATCATGATGCTGGTGGTTCGCCACCAGCCGCGCCTGTACCTGCGCGAGGGAGAGAATCGCGCCCGCTTTGCCACCATGATCGCCACGGTCGTGGGTCTGGTGACCTTCTTCGGCGTCTGGCTGCTGCAGAGCCGCCATCCACGCCCGGAGCTGGCGGAGTGGTACTTGGAGAACACCCAGGACGCCACCGGCGCGGACAACGTCGTCGCCGCGATCCTCGTGGAATTCCGTGGCTACGATACGTTGGGCGAGCTGATCGTCCTCGGCATGGCGGGCATCGTCATCGCCGCGATCATCTCCTCCATGCCGCGCTCCCCGAAGCCGGGCTACGGCCCGGGCTCGACCTCCGAGGCATTCCGCGCACCGGGGCAGACCCGCTTCCCGGATGTCCACAAGGTCCCGGAGCTCGCACCGTTCTACTCCAAGAACCTGCGCTCCACCCACCTGAACTCGATCCTCCCGCGCATGGCGCTGTACCCGCTGATCCCGATCGTGGTCATCCTCTCGCTGATCACCTTCTGGCGCGGCCACAACGCCCCGGGCGGTGGCTTCCTCGCGGCCCTCGTCGCGGCCTGTGGCCTGTTCTTCTGGTACCTCGCACAGTCCCGCGCCCGTAAGCTGGGCTCCGACAACCTGGGCTACACGCTCATCGGTATCGGCATGCTGCTGGCACTGGGCACCGGCCTGCTGGGTTTCCTGCAAGGCTCCTACCTGGCGCCACTGCACGGCACGTTCCTGGGACAGCATCTGACGACCTCGCTGCTCTTCGACGGCGGCATCTACTTCGCCGTCTTCGGGCTCATCGTCGTGGTCATCAACCAGCTTGGTGGCCGCGACCGCCCCGGTAACCAGTACGCGCGCGCGAACCTGGACCGTTACATCCCGGCCAAGACGCAACCAGCCTCCCCCCAGCAAGCCAGCGAGTCCGCGAAGCACACAGTAGCCGAGGCCTTCAGCCAGTCCCCCGTGGCGGTACGCATCGGTGGGTCCAATATCGTGCTCAACCCCTCCGAGGTCAGCCGCGCCGCCCGCGAAGCGGAAGCCCGGCACCGCTCGGAGCGTGAGTCCGCAAAACGGCCCGCCGGCTCCGTGACCCCCATCCCGGAGGCCAGGCCCGCAGACGCCGTGCAGCCCGCCGCCGAGGCCGGGAAGAGCGACGTCCTTAAGGCAAAGGACGCAGCCCCCGCCCACCGGGAGGAAACCGACGCCGAGTTCAAGGAACGCAAGCGCCGAGAACGGCGGCTCACCGGGCATGACGCATTCGACCGAGAACTCGACGAACTGCGCAGCAAACGAGGCCAAGTAAACCCAGCACCCCAGGAAAAGAAGCGGAGAGGAGACGACCAGTGA
- a CDS encoding cation:proton antiporter subunit C yields the protein MILAAIIAILVGGGVYLILQRGMLRQILGLSLISHGVNLMILGAGVPVWRSEPLMNRTSAAEAGDPLPQAFVLTAIVISMAATAVMLALAAVGRDDDTASAEDAERAARTFRGLSTLSQHTDTEQVAKDAQAAAAKHTAQEDTLGAPYDKSDPHGANRDTDKSKNSGKEER from the coding sequence GTGATTCTTGCAGCAATCATCGCAATCCTCGTCGGTGGCGGTGTCTACCTCATCCTCCAGCGAGGCATGCTCCGCCAGATTCTGGGGCTGTCCCTGATCAGCCACGGCGTGAACCTCATGATCCTCGGCGCGGGCGTGCCGGTGTGGCGCAGCGAACCGCTGATGAACCGCACGAGCGCCGCCGAGGCCGGCGACCCCCTCCCCCAGGCCTTCGTGCTGACGGCCATCGTGATCTCGATGGCGGCGACGGCCGTCATGCTCGCGCTGGCTGCCGTGGGACGGGACGACGACACCGCATCGGCCGAGGACGCCGAGCGCGCCGCACGCACGTTCCGCGGGCTATCCACCCTCTCGCAGCACACGGACACCGAGCAGGTGGCCAAGGATGCGCAGGCGGCTGCTGCGAAGCACACCGCGCAGGAAGACACGCTGGGTGCGCCTTACGATAAGAGCGACCCCCACGGAGCCAATCGCGACACTGACAAGAGCAAAAATAGTGGCAAGGAGGAGCGCTAA
- a CDS encoding monovalent cation/H+ antiporter subunit D family protein — MNSLLLASTNPQSPDAFTDGAVLALFIVVPLIAAGLCTLLPWAKARNLLALLVPAFAIATSGWLLVRFGGDESVIADNVGNFVGGVAIPLVADTLSALMIFTTALVALVANWFALVVGEMRARFYPALALMLLGGAWGAILTADLFNLFVFIEVMLMPSFGLVAMTGTWGRLAAARTFIVVNLVTSLLLVSGVVMTYAVVGTTNLAALAGAAGPRGEGGFADGIHGTQWQLVVALGMVLLALSVKGGVTPTHTWLPRAYPFTSPAVMALFSGLHTKVAVYGLLRIYMTVFEGDARYAWAILVIMVLGMVIGGFAGLSENTIRGVLAYQMVNGIPYMLIPLAFLSARPTLVLSAGLFYMVHHMVIAASLIMTGGAIEETYGHGRLRPLHGLMRRDPFVAAVFAAGALAIVGFPPFSGLWGKLALVFGIAEDGSWKAWLAISTVILTSIGALLSMIYVWREIFWGRPMNRNEADPDLRIKPKYVLPSAALAVVSMAIFFAAGPIFSVTNRAAEDLIDTTEYVSTVFGANQSDELVGGPGPIGQVLDPGPSGLAHVPGADEPQGVSEVADGDADEADNAGTKNAGDQEGAR, encoded by the coding sequence ATGAATTCCCTACTCCTTGCGTCCACTAACCCGCAGTCCCCAGACGCATTCACCGACGGGGCGGTGCTCGCCCTGTTCATCGTCGTGCCGCTGATCGCCGCGGGCCTGTGCACCCTCCTGCCCTGGGCGAAGGCCCGGAACCTGCTGGCGCTGCTGGTGCCGGCATTCGCAATCGCCACCTCCGGCTGGCTGCTTGTTCGCTTCGGCGGCGACGAGTCGGTGATCGCCGATAACGTCGGTAACTTCGTGGGCGGCGTGGCCATCCCGCTGGTCGCGGACACGCTGAGCGCCCTGATGATCTTCACCACCGCCCTGGTGGCGCTGGTGGCTAACTGGTTCGCCCTCGTCGTGGGCGAGATGCGCGCCCGCTTTTACCCCGCCCTGGCGCTGATGCTCTTGGGCGGCGCGTGGGGTGCGATCCTCACCGCGGACCTGTTCAACCTCTTCGTGTTCATCGAGGTCATGCTGATGCCGTCCTTCGGACTGGTGGCGATGACCGGAACCTGGGGCCGCCTGGCTGCGGCCCGCACGTTCATCGTGGTGAACCTGGTGACCTCCCTGCTGCTGGTCTCCGGCGTGGTGATGACCTACGCCGTGGTCGGCACGACGAACCTGGCAGCCCTGGCTGGTGCCGCCGGTCCGCGCGGCGAGGGAGGTTTTGCCGATGGCATCCACGGCACGCAATGGCAGCTGGTGGTTGCCCTCGGCATGGTGCTGTTGGCCCTGTCGGTCAAGGGCGGCGTCACTCCGACGCACACCTGGCTGCCACGGGCCTACCCATTCACTTCCCCGGCCGTGATGGCACTGTTCTCCGGCCTGCACACGAAGGTCGCGGTCTACGGCCTGCTGCGCATCTACATGACCGTGTTCGAGGGTGATGCCCGCTACGCGTGGGCGATCCTCGTCATCATGGTGCTGGGCATGGTGATCGGTGGTTTCGCGGGCCTGTCGGAGAACACGATTCGCGGGGTGCTGGCCTACCAGATGGTCAACGGCATCCCGTACATGCTGATCCCGCTAGCCTTCCTCTCTGCCCGCCCGACGCTGGTGCTCTCCGCTGGGCTGTTCTACATGGTGCACCACATGGTGATCGCGGCCAGCCTCATCATGACTGGCGGCGCGATCGAGGAAACCTACGGCCACGGCAGGCTGCGCCCGCTGCACGGCCTGATGCGACGCGACCCCTTCGTGGCGGCGGTGTTCGCCGCCGGTGCGCTGGCGATCGTGGGCTTCCCACCGTTTTCCGGCCTGTGGGGCAAGCTGGCGCTGGTCTTCGGCATCGCCGAGGACGGCAGCTGGAAGGCCTGGCTGGCGATCAGCACGGTCATCCTGACCTCCATCGGGGCGCTGCTGAGCATGATTTACGTGTGGCGTGAGATCTTCTGGGGTCGCCCGATGAACCGCAACGAGGCGGACCCGGATCTGCGCATCAAGCCGAAGTACGTACTCCCTTCGGCAGCGCTGGCCGTGGTCTCCATGGCGATCTTCTTCGCTGCGGGCCCGATCTTCTCCGTCACTAACCGGGCGGCGGAGGATCTCATCGACACCACCGAGTACGTCAGCACCGTCTTCGGCGCCAACCAGTCCGACGAGCTGGTAGGTGGCCCTGGCCCAATCGGCCAGGTGCTGGATCCGGGCCCGTCCGGACTGGCACACGTGCCTGGGGCCGATGAGCCGCAGGGCGTGTCCGAGGTTGCCGACGGCGATGCGGACGAGGCTGATAATGCCGGCACCAAGAATGCCGGCGACCAGGAAGGAGCGCGCTAA